The Bryobacteraceae bacterium genome includes a window with the following:
- a CDS encoding protein TolR — translation MGMAVGGSGQGPKADINMTPLIDVLLVLLIIFMVITPLTPKGLEALIPQPPPPNAPPPEVDRTVVIIINRDRSMMLNTEPVSEDRLGERLLEVFKTRAERVVFVKADPDLEFKDVAKAIDIAKGAQMDKVGLMTAKVEAGE, via the coding sequence ATGGGAATGGCAGTGGGCGGCTCCGGTCAGGGACCGAAAGCCGACATCAACATGACGCCGCTGATCGACGTCTTGCTCGTTCTCCTCATCATTTTCATGGTGATCACGCCGCTGACGCCGAAAGGCCTGGAAGCGCTGATCCCGCAGCCGCCGCCGCCGAATGCGCCGCCCCCGGAGGTGGACCGCACGGTGGTGATCATCATCAACCGCGACCGGTCGATGATGCTGAACACGGAGCCTGTTTCAGAGGACCGTCTGGGCGAAAGGCTGCTTGAGGTCTTCAAGACCCGCGCCGAGCGTGTGGTGTTTGTCAAAGCCGACCCGGATCTGGAGTTCAAGGACGTCGCCAAGGCGATTGACATCGCCAAGGGCGCGCAGATGGACAAGGTCGGGCTGATGACGGCCAAGGTGGAAGCGGGCGAGTAG
- a CDS encoding NADP oxidoreductase, with product MAQTIQIHHVTRIEGHARIDIHLDEAGKVRSTQFHVTQVRGFEKFTEGRPYYEMPAITARICGICPVSHLLASAKACDAIMAVQIPETGRLLRELLHCAQFVQSHALSFFHLSAPDLLLGFDSDPAMRNVLGLIEKHPEAARDGIALRRFGQQTIERLAGERVHPAWVVPGGVNKPLSVDTRDLILSDLPLAHSIIRRTLRTFKAMLDDFPAESEAFGNMPTMHAGLVDADGRLQIYDGMVRFIDASGNTAGRITKAREYSKWIGEAAMPDSYLKAPFFKPLGYPEGIYRVGPLARLNVADSCGTSEADRELTEYRQRLGRVVHSSFFYHYARLIEALYAIERMEELLHLPEILDTHVRAEAGVNALEGVGIIEAPRGVLIHHYRVNERGAITGANLIVATGHNNLAINRSVQQVAERFVDGAQLKEGALNRVNAVVRAYDPCLSCSTHAFGRPAFRLRLLDARGAILDER from the coding sequence ATGGCCCAGACGATCCAGATCCACCATGTGACGCGCATCGAAGGTCACGCGCGGATCGACATTCATCTCGATGAAGCGGGCAAGGTCCGCTCGACGCAGTTTCATGTGACGCAGGTGCGCGGGTTCGAGAAGTTCACCGAGGGGCGGCCGTATTACGAGATGCCGGCCATCACGGCGCGCATCTGCGGCATCTGCCCGGTGAGCCATCTGCTGGCGTCGGCCAAGGCGTGCGACGCGATCATGGCGGTGCAGATCCCGGAGACGGGGCGGCTGCTGCGGGAGCTGCTCCATTGCGCGCAGTTCGTGCAGAGCCATGCGCTGAGCTTCTTCCACCTGTCGGCGCCAGACCTGCTGCTGGGGTTCGACTCGGATCCGGCCATGCGGAATGTGCTGGGGCTGATCGAGAAGCACCCGGAGGCGGCGCGGGACGGGATCGCGCTGCGGCGGTTCGGGCAGCAGACGATCGAAAGGCTGGCGGGCGAGCGGGTGCATCCGGCATGGGTGGTTCCGGGAGGAGTCAACAAGCCGCTGAGCGTGGACACGCGCGATCTGATCCTGTCCGACCTGCCGCTGGCGCACTCGATCATCCGGCGCACGCTGCGGACGTTCAAGGCGATGCTGGATGATTTTCCAGCGGAGAGCGAAGCATTCGGCAACATGCCGACCATGCACGCGGGGCTGGTGGACGCCGACGGGCGGCTGCAGATCTACGACGGGATGGTGCGCTTCATCGATGCGTCCGGCAACACGGCGGGACGCATCACGAAGGCGCGCGAGTACTCGAAGTGGATCGGGGAAGCGGCGATGCCGGACTCCTATCTGAAGGCGCCGTTCTTCAAGCCGCTGGGATATCCGGAAGGCATCTACCGCGTGGGACCGCTGGCGCGGCTGAACGTGGCCGACAGCTGCGGCACGAGCGAAGCGGACCGCGAGCTGACCGAATACCGGCAGCGGCTGGGGCGCGTGGTGCACAGCTCGTTCTTCTATCACTACGCGCGGCTGATCGAGGCGCTGTACGCGATCGAGCGGATGGAAGAGCTGCTGCATCTGCCGGAGATCCTCGACACGCACGTGCGCGCCGAAGCGGGCGTGAACGCGCTGGAAGGGGTGGGCATCATCGAAGCGCCGCGCGGCGTGCTGATCCATCATTACCGGGTGAACGAACGCGGAGCGATCACGGGGGCGAACCTGATCGTCGCCACCGGGCACAACAACCTGGCGATCAACCGGAGCGTGCAGCAGGTGGCGGAGCGGTTCGTCGACGGAGCGCAACTGAAGGAAGGCGCGCTCAACCGCGTGAACGCGGTCGTGCGCGCCTACGATCCCTGTCTGAGCTGTTCGACGCACGCCTTCGGCCGGCCCGCCTTCCGGCTGAGGCTGCTGGACGCTCGCGGCGCCATTCTCGACGAGCGCTGA
- a CDS encoding Tol-Pal system subunit TolQ: MLLQLQVWSFLLLQEAGAVGFDLRSMWNQMGWMAKAVVIILFIMSAWSIGVMIDRLIVYNAARKQSRLFAPAVAGALREGKLDEAIKIADRYKKSHLAKVVVAGLQEFRAHELSTEIPGDIVEASNRALERAQAIVRSELDRGVSGLATIGSSAPFVGLFGTVVGIINAFKGISTEKSTGLGAVAGGISEALVATAIGLFVAIPAVWMFNYFNERLKAFDVEMSNSSSELIDYFLKRIRAGAVK; the protein is encoded by the coding sequence ATGCTTCTTCAATTGCAAGTCTGGTCGTTCCTGTTGCTTCAGGAAGCCGGCGCCGTCGGGTTCGACCTCCGGTCGATGTGGAACCAGATGGGCTGGATGGCGAAGGCGGTCGTGATCATCCTGTTCATCATGTCGGCCTGGTCCATCGGCGTGATGATCGATCGCCTGATTGTGTACAACGCAGCCCGCAAGCAGTCGCGGCTGTTCGCTCCGGCTGTGGCCGGCGCGCTGCGCGAAGGCAAGCTGGATGAGGCGATCAAGATCGCCGACCGCTACAAGAAGTCGCACCTGGCCAAGGTGGTCGTGGCCGGGCTGCAGGAGTTCCGGGCTCATGAACTGAGCACAGAGATCCCCGGCGACATCGTCGAGGCGTCCAACCGCGCTCTGGAACGGGCCCAGGCGATTGTGCGTTCCGAGCTGGACCGCGGCGTGAGCGGCCTGGCGACGATCGGATCGAGCGCTCCGTTCGTGGGACTGTTCGGAACGGTGGTGGGCATCATCAACGCGTTCAAGGGGATTTCGACGGAGAAGAGCACGGGTCTGGGCGCCGTGGCCGGCGGTATTTCGGAAGCGCTGGTCGCCACGGCCATCGGTCTGTTCGTCGCCATCCCTGCGGTGTGGATGTTCAACTACTTCAACGAGCGGCTGAAGGCGTTCGACGTCGAGATGTCGAACTCGAGCTCGGAGCTGATCGATTACTTCCTGAAGCGGATCCGCGCCGGCGCCGTGAAGTAG
- the hoxU gene encoding hydrogenase HoxU — protein sequence MPDRVSIRIDGELIHARLGQTILEAALAHGKFIPSLCHLKGLTPVGACRLCLVEVAGVGRLLPACTTPVQDGMAVTTRNEKLDRYRRMILELLFSERNHICAVCVSNNHCELQAMAQRLGVTHVRFPYSFPRAPVDATHRQFVLDQNRCILCTRCVRVCAEVEGAHVWDVGGRGIGSRLTCELNRSWAESRYCTSCGKCVQSCPTGALAAKGYAAEEMVKRTETISRLVEAKGARA from the coding sequence ATGCCCGACCGGGTTTCGATTCGCATTGACGGAGAGCTGATCCACGCGCGGCTCGGACAGACGATCCTGGAGGCAGCCCTGGCGCACGGGAAGTTCATTCCGTCGCTGTGCCACCTGAAGGGGCTGACGCCGGTGGGCGCGTGCCGGCTGTGCCTGGTGGAGGTGGCGGGCGTGGGGCGGCTGCTGCCCGCGTGCACGACGCCGGTGCAGGACGGCATGGCGGTGACGACGCGCAACGAGAAGCTGGACCGCTACCGCCGCATGATTCTGGAGCTGCTGTTTTCGGAGAGGAACCACATCTGCGCCGTTTGCGTGTCCAACAACCACTGCGAGCTGCAGGCGATGGCGCAGCGGCTGGGCGTGACGCACGTGCGGTTCCCGTACAGCTTTCCCAGAGCTCCCGTGGACGCGACGCACCGGCAGTTCGTGCTCGATCAGAACCGCTGCATCCTGTGCACGCGGTGCGTGCGCGTGTGCGCCGAGGTGGAGGGAGCGCACGTGTGGGACGTGGGCGGGCGCGGGATCGGCTCGCGGCTGACGTGCGAGCTGAACCGGAGCTGGGCGGAGAGCCGGTACTGCACGAGCTGCGGCAAGTGCGTGCAGAGCTGCCCGACGGGCGCGCTGGCGGCGAAGGGTTATGCGGCTGAGGAGATGGTGAAGCGGACGGAGACGATCAGCCGGCTGGTGGAGGCGAAAGGAGCGCGGGCATGA
- a CDS encoding protein TolR: MAKKSKIPQAISDINVTPMVDVMLVLLIIFMVVTPMLSKGVSVDLAKTMNPIAMNDADKEDAVVIAITRDGKVFLGSKATNPADLAPKVKDLLANRLDKTCYVKSDARARYERVVEVVDNLRAAGVDNIGLLTELDAKAKARMEAMGGSATPAP; the protein is encoded by the coding sequence ATGGCTAAGAAGTCGAAAATTCCGCAGGCGATCTCCGACATCAACGTCACTCCGATGGTGGATGTGATGCTGGTGCTGCTGATCATCTTCATGGTGGTGACGCCCATGCTCTCGAAAGGCGTCAGTGTGGATCTGGCGAAGACGATGAACCCGATCGCGATGAACGATGCCGACAAAGAAGACGCGGTGGTCATCGCGATCACGCGGGACGGAAAGGTCTTTCTCGGATCGAAGGCGACCAATCCCGCCGATCTCGCTCCGAAAGTGAAGGACCTGCTGGCGAACCGGCTCGACAAGACCTGCTATGTGAAGTCCGATGCGCGGGCGCGGTACGAACGGGTTGTCGAGGTCGTCGACAATCTCCGCGCGGCTGGCGTGGACAACATCGGCCTGTTGACCGAACTTGATGCGAAGGCAAAAGCCCGCATGGAAGCGATGGGCGGTTCAGCCACGCCTGCGCCGTAA
- a CDS encoding NADH dehydrogenase subunit E translates to MTSALLPGEKPAPGPLTADEQDYLDRLIARHRGRPGMLLNILEEIQENQPKKYLPLDYLEYLSSRTGIPGAQIYSVATFYALFNLKPQGRHTVCICRGTACHTRGSKALLERLRLLLGVGEGEDGGSADKLTATTPDGEFTIRTVACFGQCALAPVVEVDHQILGHVNERALEREVEAVRKGVRS, encoded by the coding sequence ATGACTTCAGCCCTTCTGCCCGGCGAGAAACCGGCGCCGGGCCCGCTGACGGCGGACGAGCAGGACTATCTGGACCGGCTGATTGCGCGGCACCGGGGGCGCCCCGGAATGCTGCTGAACATTCTGGAGGAGATCCAGGAGAACCAGCCGAAGAAATACCTTCCGCTGGATTACCTGGAATATCTTTCGAGCCGGACGGGAATTCCTGGCGCGCAGATTTACAGCGTGGCCACGTTCTATGCGCTGTTCAATCTGAAGCCGCAGGGCAGGCACACGGTGTGCATCTGCCGCGGGACGGCATGCCACACGCGCGGGTCGAAGGCGCTGCTGGAGCGGCTCAGGCTGCTGCTCGGGGTGGGCGAGGGCGAGGACGGAGGAAGCGCGGACAAGCTGACGGCGACGACGCCGGACGGAGAGTTCACGATCCGCACGGTGGCCTGTTTCGGGCAATGCGCGCTGGCGCCGGTGGTGGAGGTGGACCATCAGATTCTCGGCCACGTGAATGAGCGCGCGCTCGAGCGCGAGGTGGAGGCTGTGCGGAAAGGGGTGCGGTCATGA
- a CDS encoding peptidase M16, producing MTMFRHLSAAVRTCTAAALILAVSFSGASAQTAAPRKITSVEGITEYRLDNGLRVLLFPDPSKSTITVNVTYMVGSRHEDYGETGMAHLLEHLLFMGSKNHPDIKKELQDRGARPNGTTWYDRTNYFETFAASEDNLAWALSMEADRMVNSFVAKKDLDSEMTVVRNEMEAGENSPPRVLLERVLSTAYLWHNYGKSTIGARSDVERVPIERLQAFYRHFYQPDNALLVVAGKFDEAKTLALIQKTFGAIPRPQRQLRRTYTVEPVQDGERAVTVRRVGDLQYVGAAWHIPPGSHEEYAAVEMAVEILGDQPSGRLYKALVETKKAATVNMSSFQLRDPGFAYAQASVRMDSSLEDARKTLLDTIAEIKSRPFTKEELERQRTRWLKNFELKMNDPQDVALELSEWQAMGDWRLMFLHRDRIEKVALEQVQKAAEKYFIPSNCTVGLFIPEKEPVRAQVPEPPEVEKIVEGYTGRAVVSQGESFDASPANIDRRTIRGEIAGGLRIALLPKKTRGSQVTAVLSLHFGDENNLREKSFVGGLTGQMLMRGTAKRTRQQIRDELDRIKAQVNVGGNASGASARITTTRENLPAAIDLVFEMLKESVFPENEFDQLKRQVLASLEGAKSQPQTIASTALQRHLVPYPKGDVRYVPTVEEQIEGIQSVTLDQVKQFHAQYYGLAEGELAVIGDFDPESVQQQIARLARDWKSRQNYARILRKYLPVKPAAASFETPDKANAMWMAGAAFRLTDADPDYPALVFGNYLLGQGMNSRLFARIRNKEGLSYGVGSQLIAGAEDDHSLFIAFAICAPENAPKVEASFRDEMKKILTEGFTAEEIEAGKKSWLQSRQVSRENDEELVSRLVSRTYERRTMAFDAELEEKVKALTPDQVRAAMAKYLDPAGLTYMRAGDFKKVNVSW from the coding sequence ATGACCATGTTCCGCCACCTCTCAGCCGCCGTGCGCACGTGCACCGCTGCGGCTCTCATCCTTGCAGTCTCTTTCTCCGGCGCCTCCGCCCAGACTGCCGCGCCGAGGAAGATCACCTCCGTGGAAGGCATCACGGAATACCGCCTCGACAACGGACTCCGCGTGCTGCTCTTTCCCGACCCGTCGAAGTCCACCATCACGGTCAACGTCACCTACATGGTGGGCTCGCGTCATGAGGACTACGGCGAGACGGGCATGGCCCACCTGCTCGAGCACCTCCTGTTCATGGGCTCGAAGAACCATCCCGACATCAAGAAAGAACTCCAGGACCGCGGCGCACGCCCCAATGGCACCACCTGGTACGACCGCACGAACTATTTCGAGACCTTCGCCGCCTCCGAGGACAACCTCGCCTGGGCGCTCTCCATGGAAGCCGACCGCATGGTCAACAGCTTCGTCGCCAAAAAGGACCTCGACAGCGAGATGACGGTCGTCCGCAACGAAATGGAAGCGGGCGAGAACTCGCCGCCCCGCGTCCTGCTCGAGCGCGTTCTCAGCACGGCGTATCTCTGGCACAACTACGGCAAGTCCACCATCGGCGCCCGCAGCGACGTCGAGCGGGTCCCGATTGAGCGCCTGCAGGCCTTTTACCGGCATTTCTATCAGCCGGACAACGCCCTGCTCGTCGTCGCCGGCAAATTCGACGAAGCAAAGACGCTCGCGCTGATCCAGAAAACCTTCGGCGCCATCCCCAGACCGCAACGCCAGCTTCGCCGCACCTACACGGTCGAGCCCGTCCAGGACGGCGAACGCGCCGTGACGGTCCGCCGGGTCGGCGACCTGCAGTATGTCGGCGCCGCCTGGCACATCCCGCCCGGATCGCATGAAGAGTACGCGGCGGTCGAAATGGCGGTCGAGATCCTCGGGGATCAGCCCTCGGGACGCCTCTACAAGGCGCTCGTGGAAACAAAGAAAGCCGCCACCGTCAACATGAGCAGCTTCCAGCTTCGAGACCCCGGCTTCGCCTATGCCCAGGCTTCGGTCCGCATGGACAGCTCTCTGGAAGACGCCCGCAAAACTCTGCTCGACACCATCGCTGAGATTAAATCGCGGCCTTTCACGAAGGAGGAGCTCGAGCGCCAGCGCACCCGGTGGCTGAAAAATTTCGAACTCAAGATGAATGACCCGCAGGACGTCGCCCTCGAGCTTTCCGAGTGGCAGGCCATGGGCGATTGGAGGCTGATGTTCCTCCACCGCGACCGCATCGAGAAGGTCGCCCTCGAGCAGGTTCAGAAAGCCGCCGAAAAGTACTTCATCCCCTCCAACTGCACCGTCGGCCTCTTCATTCCCGAAAAAGAGCCGGTCCGCGCACAGGTGCCTGAACCGCCTGAAGTGGAAAAGATCGTCGAGGGCTACACCGGCCGCGCGGTGGTCTCTCAGGGCGAGTCCTTCGATGCCTCGCCCGCCAATATCGACAGGCGGACCATCCGCGGCGAAATCGCCGGCGGACTCAGGATCGCCCTGCTGCCCAAGAAGACCCGCGGCTCGCAGGTCACTGCCGTCCTCAGCCTCCACTTCGGCGACGAGAACAACCTCCGCGAGAAATCCTTCGTCGGCGGGCTCACCGGCCAGATGCTCATGCGCGGCACGGCGAAACGAACCCGGCAACAGATCCGCGACGAGCTCGACCGCATCAAGGCACAGGTCAATGTCGGCGGCAATGCCTCTGGCGCCTCCGCCCGCATCACCACCACCCGCGAGAACCTCCCTGCCGCCATCGACCTCGTGTTCGAAATGCTGAAGGAATCCGTCTTCCCCGAAAACGAGTTCGACCAGCTGAAGCGGCAGGTCCTCGCTTCGCTCGAAGGCGCCAAAAGCCAGCCCCAGACCATCGCCTCCACGGCGCTGCAGCGCCACCTCGTTCCCTACCCGAAGGGGGACGTCCGGTATGTGCCGACGGTCGAGGAGCAGATCGAGGGCATCCAGAGCGTGACGCTCGACCAGGTGAAGCAGTTCCACGCCCAGTATTACGGCCTTGCCGAAGGCGAGCTCGCCGTCATCGGCGACTTCGATCCCGAAAGCGTCCAGCAGCAGATCGCCCGGCTGGCCAGAGACTGGAAAAGCCGCCAGAATTACGCCCGCATTCTCCGCAAATACCTGCCGGTCAAACCGGCGGCGGCCTCTTTTGAAACTCCCGACAAAGCCAACGCCATGTGGATGGCTGGCGCCGCCTTCCGCCTCACCGACGCCGACCCGGATTACCCCGCCCTTGTCTTTGGCAACTACCTTCTCGGACAGGGCATGAACTCGCGCCTCTTCGCCCGGATCCGCAACAAAGAGGGGCTGAGCTACGGAGTCGGCTCCCAGCTCATCGCCGGCGCCGAGGACGACCACTCCCTGTTCATTGCGTTCGCCATCTGCGCGCCTGAAAACGCCCCGAAAGTCGAGGCGTCTTTCCGCGACGAGATGAAGAAGATCCTGACCGAAGGCTTCACCGCCGAAGAAATCGAAGCTGGCAAGAAGAGCTGGCTGCAGAGCCGGCAGGTCAGCCGCGAGAACGACGAGGAACTCGTCAGCCGCCTCGTCAGCCGCACCTACGAGCGCCGCACGATGGCGTTCGACGCCGAGCTCGAAGAGAAGGTCAAGGCTCTCACCCCGGACCAGGTCCGCGCCGCCATGGCGAAATACCTCGATCCCGCCGGTCTCACCTACATGCGCGCCGGCGACTTCAAAAAGGTGAACGTGTCCTGGTGA
- a CDS encoding (p)ppGpp synthetase, whose protein sequence is MAHPLAVADILVEMQMDQVCLVTALLHDTLEDTSATLDEIRKLFGEEVARCVNGVTKLSKIEMHNREERQAESVRKMLLAMVEDIRVIIVKLADRLHNLRTLDSLSRERQERIAAETLELYAPIAHRLGMGKLRAELEDLGFRYLDPDTWEEITAAIEARRKGSHLDLDAIREHIENRLKEEGIPARVEARIKRPWSVYQKLRRQKITIEQVYDLLGVRIITDSVKNCYAALGIIHHEWHPIPGRIKDFIAIPRPNLYQSLHTSVMGPGGVPFEVQIRTEQMHRLAEEGIAAHWKYKEGKHGPAEDDQRIAWLRQLVEWQREMRDPSDFLSNLKVDLYPEEVYCFTPKGKIVVLPRDATPVDFAYAIHTDVGHTCVGARVNGRMVPLKHPLRNGDVVEILTQAGSRPSRDWLAFVKTARARNKIRHVINATEREKAIELGQRVLEREARRLGVTLSRISRQQMEAVAAEYGCAKIEDLHAALGWGKFSARQVLGKLSPELVQPEEAAAQPPETPVPKEKAGEAGDYVIQVKGVNDLLTYRAKCCNPIKGEPIVGYITRGKGVAVHSKNCPNVQNLMYEAERRIEVEWARSASASFYVRLVVRTDDRAGMLNQLTQILFDDNVNIRSVEAHADEKNFDSALVEMTIEVRDKKQLERLVQAMRRVPGVRDVERVS, encoded by the coding sequence ATGGCGCACCCGCTGGCGGTGGCCGACATTCTCGTCGAGATGCAGATGGACCAGGTGTGCCTGGTCACCGCTCTGCTCCATGACACGCTGGAAGACACTTCGGCGACCCTGGATGAAATCCGGAAGCTGTTCGGCGAGGAGGTCGCCCGCTGCGTCAACGGCGTCACGAAGCTCAGCAAGATCGAGATGCACAACCGGGAGGAGCGGCAGGCGGAAAGCGTCCGCAAAATGCTCCTCGCCATGGTGGAGGATATCCGCGTCATCATCGTCAAGCTGGCCGACCGGCTGCACAACCTGCGGACGCTGGACTCGCTCTCCCGGGAGAGGCAGGAACGCATCGCGGCTGAAACGCTTGAGCTGTATGCGCCCATCGCCCACCGGCTTGGGATGGGCAAGCTGCGGGCGGAGCTGGAAGATCTGGGGTTCCGGTATCTCGACCCCGATACATGGGAAGAAATCACCGCCGCGATCGAGGCCCGCCGCAAGGGCAGCCACCTGGATCTGGACGCCATCCGGGAGCACATCGAGAATCGGCTGAAGGAGGAAGGCATCCCCGCTCGCGTGGAAGCCCGCATCAAGCGGCCCTGGTCGGTCTACCAGAAGCTGCGGCGTCAGAAGATCACCATCGAGCAGGTCTACGACCTGCTGGGCGTGCGCATCATCACCGATTCGGTGAAGAACTGTTACGCGGCTCTCGGCATCATCCATCATGAGTGGCACCCGATTCCCGGGCGAATCAAGGACTTCATCGCCATTCCCCGGCCCAACCTCTACCAGTCCCTCCACACGTCGGTGATGGGGCCGGGCGGCGTGCCGTTCGAGGTTCAGATCCGCACCGAGCAGATGCACCGGCTGGCCGAGGAAGGCATTGCGGCGCACTGGAAGTACAAGGAAGGCAAGCACGGGCCGGCGGAAGACGATCAGCGCATCGCCTGGCTGCGCCAGCTGGTGGAGTGGCAGCGCGAGATGCGCGACCCGAGCGACTTCCTGTCGAACCTGAAGGTCGACCTGTACCCGGAGGAAGTCTACTGCTTCACGCCCAAGGGCAAGATCGTCGTGCTTCCGCGCGACGCGACGCCAGTGGACTTTGCCTACGCGATCCACACGGACGTGGGGCACACGTGCGTGGGGGCGCGGGTGAACGGGCGGATGGTGCCCCTGAAGCACCCGCTGCGGAACGGCGACGTGGTCGAGATTCTCACGCAGGCCGGGAGCCGGCCCAGCCGGGACTGGCTGGCGTTCGTCAAGACGGCGCGGGCGCGGAACAAGATCCGGCACGTCATCAACGCCACGGAGCGGGAGAAGGCGATCGAGCTTGGCCAGCGCGTGCTCGAACGCGAGGCGCGCCGGCTGGGAGTAACCCTGAGCCGCATCAGCCGTCAGCAGATGGAAGCCGTGGCGGCGGAGTACGGCTGCGCGAAGATCGAGGACCTGCATGCGGCGCTGGGATGGGGCAAGTTCTCGGCGCGGCAGGTGCTGGGCAAGCTGTCGCCGGAGCTGGTGCAGCCGGAAGAGGCCGCCGCGCAGCCGCCCGAAACGCCCGTGCCGAAGGAAAAAGCGGGCGAGGCGGGCGACTACGTCATCCAGGTGAAAGGTGTGAACGACCTGCTCACCTACCGGGCCAAGTGCTGCAACCCGATCAAGGGCGAGCCGATCGTGGGTTACATCACGCGGGGCAAGGGCGTTGCGGTGCACTCGAAGAACTGCCCGAACGTGCAGAACCTGATGTACGAGGCCGAGCGGCGCATCGAGGTGGAGTGGGCGCGGTCGGCAAGCGCCAGCTTTTACGTGCGGCTGGTCGTGCGCACCGACGACCGCGCCGGGATGCTGAACCAGCTGACGCAGATCCTGTTCGACGACAACGTGAACATCCGCAGCGTGGAGGCGCACGCCGACGAGAAGAACTTCGATTCGGCGCTGGTGGAGATGACGATCGAAGTCCGCGACAAGAAGCAGCTCGAGCGGCTGGTGCAGGCGATGCGGCGGGTGCCGGGCGTGCGGGACGTGGAGAGAGTTTCCTGA
- a CDS encoding oxidoreductase → MSKARVATVWLDGCSGCHMSLLDLDEALIDLAPKIELVFGPLVDAQEFPEGVDVTLVEGAVSSQDDLQLAQKVRSRSKFVIALGDCAVTGNVPSMRNQIPPKQLLERIYVDGVNVNHRVPADGVPALLKQAVPLHEAIRVDLHVPGCPPPAAAIGYVLTELLAGRKPELTGKVKFG, encoded by the coding sequence ATGAGCAAGGCGAGAGTGGCCACGGTCTGGCTGGACGGCTGCAGCGGGTGCCATATGTCGCTGCTCGATCTGGACGAGGCGCTGATCGATCTGGCGCCGAAGATCGAGCTGGTGTTCGGACCGCTGGTGGACGCGCAGGAGTTTCCGGAAGGCGTGGACGTGACGCTGGTGGAAGGGGCGGTGAGCAGCCAGGACGATCTGCAGCTGGCGCAGAAGGTGCGGTCGCGGTCGAAATTCGTCATCGCGCTGGGCGATTGCGCGGTGACGGGCAACGTGCCTTCGATGCGCAACCAGATTCCGCCGAAGCAGCTGCTGGAGCGGATCTACGTGGACGGGGTGAATGTGAATCACCGCGTGCCGGCTGATGGCGTGCCGGCGCTGCTGAAGCAGGCGGTGCCGCTGCACGAAGCGATCCGCGTGGACCTGCACGTGCCCGGGTGCCCGCCTCCGGCGGCGGCCATCGGCTATGTGCTGACAGAGCTGCTGGCGGGACGCAAGCCCGAGCTGACGGGCAAGGTGAAGTTCGGCTGA
- a CDS encoding zinc/iron-chelating domain-containing protein, producing the protein MITDLVQIRRLGEHKRGENAKFRRHLKTYRYVERRLRQIAEDVESQVDCLACANCCRVATARLLDRDVEKLARHFRITVEQFKRQFTEMSEEEGLILRRDPDRGCVFLSGNECTVYGARPASCVDFPHMVRGAGSIPSRMWQFIDRACYCPIVYNTLEAWKEETGFSPSPR; encoded by the coding sequence GTGATCACCGACCTCGTCCAGATCCGGCGCCTCGGCGAGCACAAACGCGGCGAAAACGCAAAATTCCGCCGCCACCTGAAGACCTACCGCTACGTCGAGCGCCGGCTCCGGCAGATCGCAGAGGACGTCGAGTCGCAGGTCGACTGCCTCGCCTGCGCCAACTGCTGCCGCGTGGCCACGGCGCGTTTGCTGGACCGGGACGTCGAAAAACTGGCCCGTCATTTCCGCATCACGGTCGAGCAATTCAAGCGTCAATTCACTGAAATGAGCGAGGAAGAAGGCCTGATTTTACGCCGCGATCCGGACCGCGGCTGCGTCTTCCTTTCGGGCAACGAATGCACCGTCTACGGCGCCCGCCCCGCCTCCTGCGTTGATTTCCCCCATATGGTGCGCGGGGCAGGCTCCATTCCCTCGCGCATGTGGCAGTTCATCGACCGCGCCTGCTACTGCCCGATCGTCTACAACACGCTCGAGGCGTGGAAGGAAGAAACCGGCTTCTCTCCCTCGCCGCGCTGA